The Chitinophaga sp. Cy-1792 genome contains the following window.
TACTTAATAAATATGCTTCTGCATGTCTGACCCTCAGCGGCAATAAATTCTTCCTGAAAAACCAGCGCAATGGCTGGGGACAGGAAATGTCGCCGGAAGAACAGGAACTCCTGCATGGAATACGTACCATCGATTCCAAACTGGGCACCCGTACCAACCTGCTGCATTCTTCTTCCTTTATGGTCAGCATGGATGGCCCCGCAACTGAAGACGAAGGCACCGTCCTGGCAGGATCGCTGGAATGGAACGGTAACTTCCGCCTCGACTTCGAAACATTCGACGAGTATTATCTGCGTATAACCGCCGGCGTTAATAACTACGCCAGCGCCTACACGCTGCAACCCAACGAAACCTTTACCACACCTAAATTCGTCTATACTGTTTCTACCACAGGCCGCGGACAGGCCAGCCGCAACCTTCAGCGCTGGGCCAGAGACTATCGCCTCTGCAACGGCACCAAAGACAGGCTCACCATCCTCAACAACTGGGAAACTACCTACTTCGATTTTGATGACCAGAAATTATCACACCTCCTGGACGACACCAAAACATTAGGTGCTGATGTATTCCTGCTGGATGATGGCTGGTTTGGTAATAAATATCCCCGCAACGGCGCCACCTCCGGCCTGGGCGACTGGCAGGTAAATAAAGCGAAGTTAAAGAATGGCATATCATCACTGGGAAAAGAAGCCACCGAAAAAGGCGTAAAGCTCGGCCTATGGATCGAGCCGGAAATGGTGAACCCTAAAAGCGAATTATATGAACAACATCCCGACTGGGTTTTGAAAGAACCTGGCCGGAAAGAATATTATATGCGTAATCAGCTGGTGCTCGACCTCAGCAATCCGGCCGTACAGCAATTCGTATATAACACCGTAGAGAACCTGTTTAAAGAAGTGCCGCAGCTGGCTTTCATCAAGTGGGATTGTAATTCGCTTATCTACAATGCCTATTCTCCCTATCTTAAAAATCAGGACCATTTCTACCTGGAGTATGTACGTGGGCTAAACAGCGTGCTGGCAAAGGTCCGCAAGCAACACCCGGACGTGCCGATGATGCTATGTGCGGGCGGTGGTACCAGGGTCGATTATAAATCACTGGAATACTTCACGGAATTCTGGGCAAGCGATAATACCAACGCCTACGACAGGATCTTTATCCAGTGGGAGTATTCCTATTATTTTCCATCCATTGCAGTAGATAATCACGTAACCGAAATGGGTAAGCAGCCCATTAAATTCAGAACAGATGTTGCCATGATGGGCAAGCTGGGCTTCGATCTGAAAGTGCATGAGCTGACACCAGATGACCTGACTTTCTGCCAGCAGGCCGTAAAGGTGTATGATACCATCAAACACCTGGTATGGCATGGAGAACAATACCGTCTGCAGGACCCTTACAACAATAAAGTTGCGGCTATTGCCTACGTAAGTCCGGATAAACTGGAAGCCGTGATATTTAACTATTACGTAAGTACGAAATTTGAAACGCCTATTAATCTGCCAATAAAAATGAAGGGTTTAGATCCTTCAAAAAAATATAGTGTCAGAGAGATCAATCTCTATCCAGGTACAAAGTCGCCCGTGAACAGTGAACCAACGTATTCCGGCGATTTCCTGATGAAGGTAGGTTTCAATCCTGAAGCAACTGCACGCCGTACCAGTGTTATACTGAAAGTAACAGCCATCTAAAACCATATTAATGTTGTCATCCACGATGAAGAATGTTTCCTTATTGCTGCTTTGCAGCATCGCCACTGTAACCTGTGCCGCCCAGGATACCAGGTGGAAAATTAATGCCGGCGAGGGTATCACCTGGAAAATCAATAATGCCGATACTTCCCACACCGATCAGATAGAAATGAGCGGTAAACAGGTATCTGCGATTATCTCCTATGGGACTGGCGCCGCACAGCAAGCCGTTGTCAAAAAGCGCATTATATTTCCTATGCTGCGCACCATTCCCAATAACACACATGCCAGTCTGAAATGGGCGGTAGATGAACAGCATACGCCCGTGGTTACTGTCAACCGGCAGGAGGCGGTGGAAACCGTAACTGCTATTAGTTTCAATGGTGTATTGACGATGCAGTCCACGCTGGGAAAAGATATCAGCTTTACGCGCCACCTGTTCCCTTCAATAGATAAGGCCGCTGTTATAGAAGAATGTAGCATTACCAATAACAGTAGTGTCCCTGTAAGTATTGTTGTACCAAATACCAGTGCCTCCGACAGTACGAAGGCAGAAAAAGGTGTATATGGTATTTATGTGCTGCGCACAGAAGTATATGGCGCCGGTACCTACGATGTAAAGCCGGGCGATATGATAAAGTATGCTATTGTGTACTCCGGTCGCAAAACATGTGACCAGCCATATACCTATGCCGCCGCCTATGAGTATAAAAAGAGGCTGGAGCTGGCAGATGGTATTGCAGATAAGCTGGTATTGGAAACACCGGATCCTGTTATCAACAAGATGTTTGATTTTGCCAAACTGCGCGTAACGGAAAGTATTTATGATACCAAAGGTGGGCTGATGCATGGTCCTGGTGGTGGTGCCTATTACGCTGCTATCTGGGCAAATGATCAGGCGGAATATGCCAACCCGTTCTTTCCGTTCCTGGGAAATATTGAAGGCAATGAATCAGCGTTGAACAGCTGGCGCTTATTTGCCAGCTATATGAACCCGGCATATAAGGCGTTGCCCAGTTCCATCATCGCAGAAGGTACCGGCATCTGGGCCGGCGCCGGCGACAGAGGAGACCAGGCGATGATAGCCTATGGCGCTTCCCGTTTTGCGCTTGCCTATGGCGATAAATATACCGCACAACAGTTGTGGCCATTAATAGAATGGTGCCTTGAATTTCTGCGCAGGAAAACTACCGGCGAAGGCGTGATTATGTCCGATGCTGATGAGCTGGAAGGCCGTTTTCCGGCGGGTAAGATCAACCTCAGTACCAATACGCTGGCCTATGGCGCATTACAGAGTGCTTCCGATCTGGCCATGGCGTTGAATGATGCGGCTACCGCCAAAAAACTAGCCGCTGAGGCAGTAACGTTAAAAGCCAATATTGAAAAATATTTCGGCAGCACCGTACAGGGATATGCTACCTATCGCTACTTTGATGGCAACGATAAATTACGTGCCTGGATAGGACTTCCTTTAACGATGGGCATCTTCGACAGGAAAGAAGGTACGTTGAAAGCCATGTATTCACCGCTGCTATGGACTTCCAACGGTATGCTGACAGAATCCGGCTCTAAAACATTCTGGGACAGGGCCCTGCTCTATGGCCTCAGAGGAACGTTCTATGCTGGCGCTACTGACAGCGCTACCAAATACCTGCAGGAATATTCCCGTAAACGATTACTGGGCGAACATGTGCCTTATGCGATCGAGGCATGGCCGGAAGGAGACCAGCGACACCTGGCTGCTGAAAGTGGCCTCTATTGCCGGATTATCACGGAAGGATTGTTTGGAATCAGGGTGACCGGATTCCATCAATTCCAGTTCCAGCCTTACCTGCCGAAGGGCTGGCAGAAAATGTCGCTGAAACATATTCGCGCACTGAACGACGATTTTGATATCGCGGTTGAAAGAAAAAATAAAATGTATAGCATCTACATAAAACAAAAAAATGGTGCAGCGCAACAACTAAGCTGGGATGGTAAACAGCCACTTAGTGTGACACTGAAATAATTGTAATATTGATAAATAAAAATTCCCGTATCTATGTTGTAGAGACGGGAATTTTTATTTTACGCAATCAGACATACTGCCTCCAGCGGTAAACCCTCCAGTGATGCGGATTCCGGCGATCGAACGAAGCCTTTATTTTCGAATATGGAAAGTAGCGGATTGCCTGCATATTCTATCATCCAGGCATTGCTGTATTGCCTCGTTACAGACAGGCATTTTTCGAACAGCGCATCTCTTACCTCGGCTTCAGGATATTTTTTTAGTATGCCGAAGTCGGCGACACGTACTGCGCGCCTGCTTTCCAGTGAAGGTGGGCGTTGTCCCTTGGAGCTGAGTCGTACATAACCGGCAGGTTCATTATCTGCATATACGATCAGCCATTGGTTGGAGAAATTGTTAATTTCTGAGATCAGCTTTTGCTCGTTGTAGTATACAGAGATATATTCTGCCAGTATTTTTGGTTTGATCAGGGTGGCATACTTTTCTTCTGCCAGTGTTTTAGTCAGCATCAGCAGGGCATCCATTCCCTGTTTGTTGACTACGGCGAATTTCGTGGTGATATTCATGTGTTGTAAAATTATACCACAAAATTATCGTGTATGCTGCCATCACGTGCAGTACACAGTCTGAACAATTATGCAGTACAGTTGCTACAGTGCCAGCTGTCCGGCCTTCCGGATAGCGGCTTTGCGCTTAGTAGTGAATTTGTCTGCGAATACAAGCCGGAAGTATTTATCGAAGGCATTGGTGAAGGAAAAGGTATAGCCAGGCGTAAACCGGATGCCTGTTTTTTCACATTGGGCGTAGAAGTTGGCCATGTCCGTATGGTCGGGCATCTTCACCCATATATTATATCCGCCGGCAGGAGTGTTGAAGGTGGTATTTTCCGGGAAATGTGCTGCCAGCAGGTTAATGGCCATATATGCATTTTTTGCGAGTTGCATCCTGAAGGCCCGCAGGTGCCGGTCGTAGCTATTGCCAGCTAATAACCGGCAAACTGTTTCCTGGTATAGTGGGGATACAGTGCTGCCCAATGCAAACCGGATCTGCTCCGCACGTTGCATGAATTTGCCGGCAGAAAGCCATCCCAGTCTGATGCCGGGCGACAGTGTTTTGGCGTAGGAGGTATAAGTTAATACCAGCCCGCTGTCGTCAAAACTTTTGATGTTGGAAGGCCGGTGTCCGTGGAAGTACAGATCTCCATAAATATCATTCTCTATGATAGCAACATGGTGCTGCTGTGCTACTGCCAGCAATGCCTGTTTCTGTTCATCTGATAGTAAGGTGCCGGTAGGGTTGTGGAAATTGGGCGTTACCACTACCGCCTTGATGTTATTGCTGCGACAGGCTTTATGAAAGAAGTCGATATCGAAACCGCTACGGGTATCTACCGGTACTTCAATTACCCGTAGCTGCAATACCCTGATGACTTCCAGTACAGAAAACACGCAGGGGCTCTCGATGGCAATCACATCACCTGCCTGGCATACAGATGCCAGGGCGATGTATAGCGCCTGTAGCGCGCCATCTGTGATCAGCAGTTCATCCGGGTGGAGCAGGGTTTGATGTACGGCAGCTTTCTTCAGGATCTGTTCTTTCAGGTTGGTGGCGCCGCCGGAGGGGTAGTAGCGCAGCAATCCGGCGCCCTGTTCCCGGATCACCTGCTGCATGGTGCGTAGCAATAGCTTCTGCGGCATCAGCAGATCGCCAGGGGCAGCCACATTGAAGGTGGCCGCCTGGTGACCCGTTTTGCCTGCAGTAGTGAGCCCCAGGTGGTGCTTAAAGGTAGCATCCCTGACAACAGGCCGCTGCCTGGACTTTACCTGCTGCTGCGATAAATCCGGTCTGTTGCGTACATAGTAGCCGGATTTAGGGATGCTTTCCACCAGGCCGAGGTCTATCAGGTATTCGTAACCCTGTTGTATGGTGCTGATGCTTGTCTGGTACTGCACTTTCAGGTCCCGGACAGAAGGTAGTTTATGTCCGGGTTTGAAAATGCCTTCTTTTATGCTTTCGGCGATGGCGTTGGTAAAGGCTTCGAATTTATAGACCTTCATATCTGTACTGGTTATTTTTACCTGTTCTGTATCTGTATGGCAAATTTAAGCGATTTAAATTTGAAGAAATCAATACCCAATGACCAGCAATTACAGGGTGGATACACCAGCGGAACTGCGGAACCTGCCGTTAGCGGCGCTGCCTGCTATCTGTGAAGACATCAGAACTTTTTTAATAGATCATGTGGCGGCCAATGGCGGGCATTTCAGTTCCAGTATGGGCGTAGTAGAATTAACGGTGGCCTTGCATTATGTGTTTAATACCCCGGAAGATAAGCTGGTGTGGGATGTAGGACATCAGGCATACCCGCATAAGCTACTTACCGGCAGGCGAAGCCGCTTTTATACCAACCGGCAGCTGGGCGGTATCAGTGGTTTCCCTTGCAGAGAAGAAAGCGAATATGATGCCTTCGGCACAGGCCATTCTTCCACTTCGGTATCGGCTATACTGGGCATGGCCTGTGCTGCCAGGCATAACGGCAATCACACCCGGCAGCATATCGCCGTAATAGGTGATGGCGCCATGACAGCAGGAATGGCATTTGAGGCGTTGAACAACGCCGGCTATGAACAGCCCAACATGCTGGTAGTGCTCAACGATAATAATATGTCGATAGACGCCAATACAGGCGCTTTGCAGGACTATCTCACCGGCCTGACTACCGGCAGGCATTACAACGCATTAAAGGGGCATATACGGCGCTTACTGGCGCGCCCGGGCCATACAGACCAATGGCCGGTAGAAATGGTCCGCAAGCTGCAGAAAATGCTGAAAGGCGGCTTGCTACGTTACAGCAACCTGTTCGAAGCACTGAATATCCGTTATTTCGGGCCCATAGACGGACATGATCTCAACAAGCTGATACCTGTATTGGAGAAGCTGAAGCATATACCCGGTCCTAAGCTGCTGCATTGTGTCACTACCAAGGGAAAAGGCTTTGCGCCCGCCATGGCAGACCATGCCCGTTGGCATGCCCCTAAAATTTTTGATCGGCTGACCGGTGAGCAGCTGGATAAAACACCTGCTGCCAGTACCTTCCAGACCGTTTTCGGAAATACGATGATGACCCTTGCCCGTAGTAATCCACGTATTGTGGCGGTAACGCCGGCCATGCTTTCCGGCAGTGCTTTAACGCGGATGCAGCAGGAAATGCCGGAACGTGTATTCGATGTAGGTATTACAGAACAACATGCAGTTACTTTTTGTGCAGGCCTCGCCGCTGATGGCATGCTGCCATATTGCACGGTCTATTCTACCTTTCTGCAACGTGCATACGATCAGGTGATACATGACGTAGCACTGCAAAAACTCGATGTGGTGTTCTGTATAGACAGGGCCGGTGTGGTAGGCCAGGATGGCCCAACGCATCACGGCGCTTTTGATATCGCCTACCTGCGTTGTATTCCAGGTATTACCGGTGCGGCTCCCATGGATCCGGAAGATTTCAGTAACCTGCTTTATACGGCACAGGCTACACGCGGTCTGGGCCCCTTGGCTATCCGTTATCCCAAAGGAGCTGGAATCCCGGCAGGGACAGATACCGCATTCAGACAGCTACCCATTGGAAAGGGGCGCCGGATAAGGGACGGTAAAGATATCGCGGTGTTGTCCCTCGGGCCTGTAGGGGCATACGTTATAGCTGCCTGTAAGGAGCTGGAAGATTTTCAGTTAGATATAGCCCATTATGACCTGCGGTTCTTCAAGCCGCTGGATGAAGCATTGCTGCATGAAGTGTTCCGTAAATATGCCGCAATTATTACCGTGGAAGATGGCTGTATAGCCGGTGGTGTGGGAACGGCGGTGATGGAATTTATGCTGGAACATGGCTACAGGGCCGGTATCAGCCGGCTTGGCTTGCCGGATACATTCGCTGAACAGGGCACCCAGCAGGAGCTTCATCGCTTATATGGATATGACACGCAGGGGATCATCTCCCGGATAAAACAACTGGCTGCAGGTCTTTATAAAACTAATGTTATATTAAACAACAAAGAAAAGATAGGAGAAATGTAGTGGTTAATAATGATAGAAGATACTTTTTCCTTCCTCCCAGGTATCAACGAAGTCGCGCTGAAATTCCTGGACCCAGTCATCATCAATTTCGTCGTAGTATACATAGGTAGCGGCTTTCAGAATGTCTGCCGTTTTCCAGTAGTACTTTAGCTGTTCGAACTCATCATAGAAAGGGTCTGTCATGGCGTATTTCATATGTCCCACCTGCTGATAATACATAACAAACATGTCGGTTTGGTGCAACGGATAAATT
Protein-coding sequences here:
- a CDS encoding alpha-galactosidase, yielding MKKIMSSLMALLLACQLAHAQETIIVSTKNLALALEKDADNNLVVAYFGQKLAMADEYRKVRPLDKYKPGNDDLFNRREAYVTGGSVNLLEPALAVTQSNGDKSLVLHYVSSKVNRIDANQTLTEILLTDPQYQFEVKLFYHTYENQDVIEQWSEILHHQKKAVVLNKYASACLTLSGNKFFLKNQRNGWGQEMSPEEQELLHGIRTIDSKLGTRTNLLHSSSFMVSMDGPATEDEGTVLAGSLEWNGNFRLDFETFDEYYLRITAGVNNYASAYTLQPNETFTTPKFVYTVSTTGRGQASRNLQRWARDYRLCNGTKDRLTILNNWETTYFDFDDQKLSHLLDDTKTLGADVFLLDDGWFGNKYPRNGATSGLGDWQVNKAKLKNGISSLGKEATEKGVKLGLWIEPEMVNPKSELYEQHPDWVLKEPGRKEYYMRNQLVLDLSNPAVQQFVYNTVENLFKEVPQLAFIKWDCNSLIYNAYSPYLKNQDHFYLEYVRGLNSVLAKVRKQHPDVPMMLCAGGGTRVDYKSLEYFTEFWASDNTNAYDRIFIQWEYSYYFPSIAVDNHVTEMGKQPIKFRTDVAMMGKLGFDLKVHELTPDDLTFCQQAVKVYDTIKHLVWHGEQYRLQDPYNNKVAAIAYVSPDKLEAVIFNYYVSTKFETPINLPIKMKGLDPSKKYSVREINLYPGTKSPVNSEPTYSGDFLMKVGFNPEATARRTSVILKVTAI
- a CDS encoding N-acetyltransferase, with translation MNITTKFAVVNKQGMDALLMLTKTLAEEKYATLIKPKILAEYISVYYNEQKLISEINNFSNQWLIVYADNEPAGYVRLSSKGQRPPSLESRRAVRVADFGILKKYPEAEVRDALFEKCLSVTRQYSNAWMIEYAGNPLLSIFENKGFVRSPESASLEGLPLEAVCLIA
- a CDS encoding PLP-dependent aminotransferase family protein; this translates as MKVYKFEAFTNAIAESIKEGIFKPGHKLPSVRDLKVQYQTSISTIQQGYEYLIDLGLVESIPKSGYYVRNRPDLSQQQVKSRQRPVVRDATFKHHLGLTTAGKTGHQAATFNVAAPGDLLMPQKLLLRTMQQVIREQGAGLLRYYPSGGATNLKEQILKKAAVHQTLLHPDELLITDGALQALYIALASVCQAGDVIAIESPCVFSVLEVIRVLQLRVIEVPVDTRSGFDIDFFHKACRSNNIKAVVVTPNFHNPTGTLLSDEQKQALLAVAQQHHVAIIENDIYGDLYFHGHRPSNIKSFDDSGLVLTYTSYAKTLSPGIRLGWLSAGKFMQRAEQIRFALGSTVSPLYQETVCRLLAGNSYDRHLRAFRMQLAKNAYMAINLLAAHFPENTTFNTPAGGYNIWVKMPDHTDMANFYAQCEKTGIRFTPGYTFSFTNAFDKYFRLVFADKFTTKRKAAIRKAGQLAL
- the dxs gene encoding 1-deoxy-D-xylulose-5-phosphate synthase; translation: MTSNYRVDTPAELRNLPLAALPAICEDIRTFLIDHVAANGGHFSSSMGVVELTVALHYVFNTPEDKLVWDVGHQAYPHKLLTGRRSRFYTNRQLGGISGFPCREESEYDAFGTGHSSTSVSAILGMACAARHNGNHTRQHIAVIGDGAMTAGMAFEALNNAGYEQPNMLVVLNDNNMSIDANTGALQDYLTGLTTGRHYNALKGHIRRLLARPGHTDQWPVEMVRKLQKMLKGGLLRYSNLFEALNIRYFGPIDGHDLNKLIPVLEKLKHIPGPKLLHCVTTKGKGFAPAMADHARWHAPKIFDRLTGEQLDKTPAASTFQTVFGNTMMTLARSNPRIVAVTPAMLSGSALTRMQQEMPERVFDVGITEQHAVTFCAGLAADGMLPYCTVYSTFLQRAYDQVIHDVALQKLDVVFCIDRAGVVGQDGPTHHGAFDIAYLRCIPGITGAAPMDPEDFSNLLYTAQATRGLGPLAIRYPKGAGIPAGTDTAFRQLPIGKGRRIRDGKDIAVLSLGPVGAYVIAACKELEDFQLDIAHYDLRFFKPLDEALLHEVFRKYAAIITVEDGCIAGGVGTAVMEFMLEHGYRAGISRLGLPDTFAEQGTQQELHRLYGYDTQGIISRIKQLAAGLYKTNVILNNKEKIGEM